One Polaribacter sp. KT25b DNA segment encodes these proteins:
- a CDS encoding GNAT family N-acetyltransferase → MKFRKATEKDIYTIVEMMADDILGKKRENLQDPLPTSYINAFKKIDTDENQELIVLENENLEIIGTLQLSFIQYISYCGGIRAQIENVFIRKEQRGLGIGKKMFEWAINRAKEKNAHMVQLTSDKKRPRAIKFYENLGFKATHEGMKLHF, encoded by the coding sequence ATGAAATTTAGAAAAGCAACAGAAAAAGATATTTATACAATCGTTGAAATGATGGCTGATGATATACTCGGCAAAAAAAGAGAAAACCTTCAAGATCCTTTGCCTACTTCATATATAAATGCTTTTAAAAAAATAGATACTGATGAAAATCAAGAACTTATTGTTCTGGAAAATGAAAACCTTGAAATTATTGGAACTTTACAATTATCATTTATTCAATATATTTCTTATTGCGGAGGAATTAGAGCACAAATAGAAAATGTTTTTATCAGAAAAGAGCAAAGAGGACTTGGAATTGGAAAAAAAATGTTTGAATGGGCAATAAATAGAGCTAAAGAAAAAAACGCTCACATGGTTCAATTAACCTCTGATAAAAAAAGACCAAGAGCAATTAAATTTTATGAAAACCTAGGTTTTAAAGCAACTCACGAAGGAATGAAATTACACTTTTAA